A portion of the Paenibacillus hamazuiensis genome contains these proteins:
- a CDS encoding sugar phosphate isomerase/epimerase family protein, protein MMKLANMNQNYHRYPLDYFLDSTVRCGLEAIELWAGTPHLYVDDASALEVAGVLKMIRQRNLEIVCFTPEQAIYPINLSAKDDTCRKRSVEYFQKCIRVTNALECSKMLVIVGFGFYNEPAEEAWKRAAESLHILAKDAEKAGITLVLEAMSNIGSNVIYNLDTLRRMHGEVGSPAMKVMLDTISMALAGETIEDYGAAFGEDLVHVHFLDGDGKTTAHLAWGEGIFSLDAFVDGLKKISYGGYLTLEHIAPKYNWDPEAAVRQSLATIGSKLL, encoded by the coding sequence ATGATGAAGCTCGCCAATATGAATCAAAATTACCATCGGTATCCGCTCGACTATTTTCTCGACTCGACGGTTCGCTGCGGTCTTGAGGCAATCGAGCTGTGGGCCGGCACCCCGCATCTGTATGTCGATGACGCTTCCGCTTTGGAAGTGGCGGGAGTGCTGAAAATGATCAGGCAAAGAAACCTGGAGATCGTCTGTTTTACGCCGGAGCAGGCGATTTACCCGATCAATCTGTCCGCGAAGGACGATACGTGCCGGAAGAGAAGCGTCGAATATTTTCAAAAATGCATCCGGGTGACAAACGCGCTCGAGTGTTCGAAAATGCTGGTCATCGTCGGATTCGGTTTTTACAACGAGCCGGCGGAGGAAGCGTGGAAGCGGGCAGCGGAGTCGCTGCATATTCTTGCCAAAGATGCGGAAAAGGCAGGCATTACGCTTGTGCTTGAGGCGATGTCGAACATCGGCTCCAACGTCATTTACAACCTGGACACGCTCCGCCGAATGCATGGCGAAGTGGGCTCTCCGGCGATGAAGGTGATGCTTGATACGATTTCGATGGCGCTGGCGGGCGAAACGATCGAAGATTACGGGGCCGCCTTCGGCGAAGACCTCGTCCATGTTCATTTCCTGGACGGCGACGGGAAGACGACCGCCCATTTGGCGTGGGGGGAAGGGATTTTTTCGCTGGATGCGTTTGTGGACGGCCTGAAAAAAATCAGCTACGGCGGGTATTTGACGCTCGAGCACATTGCCCCCAAGTACAACTGGGACCCGGAGGCTGCCGTACGTCAAAGCCTGGCAACCATCGGCTCGAAATTGCTGTAA
- a CDS encoding SIS domain-containing protein: MTETLAYQKAPAQLESIFEAFKSRTIRRVFFVACGGSSALMYPSKYFLDRESKTITSEIFSSNEFIHRNPQSLNEESLVILMSHKGKTPETTEAAKFAKSKGALTVSLMYVETAPLADASDFIVNYSWISAGNMEPHPEIMNYAILYRLSMGLLYVKEGNKKYEKLLSSLENLGAVFERVMKQVSEPAKAYAESVKDEKIIYTMASGSNYGVAYSFAICILMEMQWKHSHAIHAGEFFHGPFEILDKDVPFILLMGLDETRPLEERALTFLEQYGEKLLVIDAKHFDLTGIDDEVKGYLAPIVINFALRIYALALSKATGHPLETRRYMFKVPY, translated from the coding sequence TTGACTGAAACATTGGCTTATCAAAAGGCGCCGGCTCAATTGGAGAGCATTTTCGAGGCTTTTAAAAGCAGAACGATCCGCCGGGTGTTTTTCGTCGCCTGCGGCGGTTCCTCCGCATTGATGTATCCGAGCAAATACTTTTTGGACCGCGAATCGAAAACGATCACCTCGGAAATATTCAGCTCGAACGAATTCATCCACCGCAACCCGCAATCGCTGAACGAAGAATCGCTCGTCATTCTCATGTCGCACAAAGGCAAGACGCCGGAGACGACGGAAGCGGCCAAATTCGCCAAAAGCAAAGGGGCGCTGACCGTATCCCTCATGTACGTGGAGACGGCGCCGCTGGCCGATGCTTCGGATTTCATCGTCAATTACAGCTGGATTTCCGCAGGCAATATGGAGCCTCATCCGGAGATTATGAACTACGCGATTTTGTACCGGTTGTCGATGGGGCTTTTGTACGTGAAGGAAGGCAACAAGAAATACGAGAAGCTGCTCAGCAGCCTGGAGAACCTCGGGGCGGTATTCGAAAGGGTGATGAAGCAAGTGTCGGAGCCGGCCAAGGCGTACGCCGAATCGGTTAAGGACGAGAAAATCATCTACACGATGGCGAGCGGTTCCAATTACGGCGTAGCTTACTCGTTTGCGATTTGCATTCTGATGGAAATGCAGTGGAAGCATTCGCACGCGATTCATGCCGGGGAGTTTTTCCACGGGCCGTTTGAAATTCTCGACAAGGACGTTCCGTTCATCCTGCTGATGGGTCTCGACGAAACTAGACCGTTGGAGGAACGGGCACTGACCTTCCTCGAGCAGTATGGCGAGAAGCTGCTTGTCATCGACGCGAAGCACTTCGACTTGACCGGCATCGACGACGAAGTGAAGGGCTACCTGGCTCCGATCGTGATCAACTTCGCGCTCCGCATTTACGCTTTGGCGCTTTCCAAAGCAACCGGCCACCCGCTGGAAACGAGACGGTATATGTTCAAAGTTCCTTATTAA
- a CDS encoding gamma-glutamyl-gamma-aminobutyrate hydrolase family protein, which produces MKKPMIGVLPLYDNEKESYWMLPGYMKGIEDAGGIPVMLPLTSNKEIILTIANTFDGFLFTGGHDVNPEMYGEKAEDVCGELCHERDVMEEILFRQAVELDKPAFGICRGLQLFNALLGGTLYQDLPTQLRTETTVAHKQQPPYNKPAHKVYIDKENALYRIVNAESLEVNSYHHQGIKKLSEQLLAVAQAEDGLIEAVVMPQKRFILAVQWHPEFSYTTDRHNFRLFEEFVGACADRHESAM; this is translated from the coding sequence ATGAAGAAGCCTATGATAGGAGTTTTACCTTTATATGACAACGAGAAAGAAAGCTATTGGATGCTGCCGGGATATATGAAAGGAATCGAGGATGCCGGCGGAATTCCGGTTATGCTGCCGCTGACCTCGAATAAAGAAATTATTTTGACCATCGCCAATACGTTTGACGGTTTTCTGTTTACAGGCGGTCATGATGTGAATCCGGAAATGTATGGCGAAAAGGCGGAGGATGTTTGCGGCGAGCTGTGCCATGAAAGAGATGTTATGGAGGAAATCCTTTTTAGACAAGCGGTTGAACTGGATAAACCGGCGTTCGGAATTTGCCGGGGCTTGCAGTTGTTTAATGCTTTACTCGGAGGAACGCTGTATCAGGATTTGCCGACTCAGCTGCGGACGGAGACAACAGTCGCTCACAAGCAGCAGCCGCCTTATAATAAACCGGCTCATAAAGTATACATAGACAAGGAAAACGCCCTTTACCGTATCGTGAACGCCGAATCATTGGAAGTGAACAGCTATCACCATCAAGGTATAAAGAAATTGTCGGAGCAGCTGCTTGCCGTTGCGCAAGCGGAAGACGGTCTGATCGAAGCGGTTGTTATGCCGCAAAAGAGGTTTATCCTTGCCGTACAATGGCATCCGGAATTCAGCTACACGACGGACCGGCATAACTTTAGACTTTTCGAGGAATTTGTCGGAGCATGCGCTGACCGGCACGAAAGCGCGATGTAA
- a CDS encoding YiaA/YiaB family inner membrane protein — MAWASFALSLLAMFIGIINLEQPLSVKGYYAMTGLFLTMSAFVLQKTIRDNKEDEEPETPAHDHEQ; from the coding sequence ATGGCCTGGGCTTCGTTCGCGCTGTCGCTGCTCGCGATGTTCATCGGCATCATCAATTTGGAGCAGCCGCTTTCGGTGAAAGGGTACTACGCGATGACCGGCTTGTTTCTCACGATGTCGGCGTTCGTCCTGCAAAAAACGATTCGCGACAACAAAGAAGACGAGGAGCCGGAAACGCCGGCACATGACCACGAGCAATGA
- a CDS encoding ABC transporter substrate-binding protein, giving the protein MNLKKSAFTLLMTLMTVSTAACRTDNVNAPQVSADEMNKKLEEPAELTVFSLESPDGWNQKYGEYLKKKLPQYKITHISQTETSRLEHLLTSGTDIDLYITNARDVKQKFLPANAAFDMSDLVKTHKIDLSGFEPEGINQMKSPEGAGGLYGLPVSNYTMVMYYNKDIFDKFAVPYPKDGMTWDETYELAKKLTVNDGGKQYLGFWISPKHYLRTNQLSLALVDPKTNKASVTSEEWKLVFSTIFQRFSDNAAFRDRVNTRWLSHDAFSGSQELAMYVMQSSWLFSAQEALSKLNFDIVAMPTFKEKPNVGVQASYTYMGITSMSKKKDQAMEVIKQLTSEEYQTEMSKLGIMTSLQSEAVKKAYATSTMYKDKKLNMNAVFYNKIAPTAPITLYDEVVVEDGLEKTELRDIAKGLIDVNSGLRKAEEIANQVISAAN; this is encoded by the coding sequence ATGAATTTGAAAAAAAGCGCTTTCACCCTATTAATGACACTTATGACCGTTTCAACCGCAGCTTGCAGAACAGACAATGTGAATGCCCCGCAAGTTTCTGCGGACGAAATGAACAAAAAGCTGGAAGAACCGGCGGAGTTGACGGTATTTTCGCTGGAAAGTCCCGACGGATGGAACCAGAAATACGGCGAGTATTTAAAAAAGAAGCTGCCGCAATATAAAATCACTCATATCTCGCAAACCGAAACTTCCCGGTTGGAGCACTTGTTAACCTCGGGAACCGACATTGATTTGTATATAACCAACGCACGCGATGTGAAACAAAAGTTCCTTCCCGCGAATGCGGCATTCGACATGTCCGATCTCGTGAAAACGCATAAGATCGATTTAAGTGGATTCGAGCCCGAAGGGATCAACCAGATGAAATCGCCGGAAGGGGCCGGAGGCCTGTATGGTTTGCCGGTATCCAATTACACCATGGTCATGTATTACAATAAGGATATTTTCGATAAATTCGCGGTTCCTTATCCGAAGGACGGCATGACGTGGGATGAAACGTATGAGTTGGCCAAAAAACTGACCGTGAATGATGGAGGGAAGCAGTACCTGGGCTTTTGGATCTCCCCCAAGCATTATCTGCGGACGAATCAGCTATCGCTTGCCTTGGTCGATCCCAAGACGAACAAGGCTTCGGTCACGAGCGAAGAATGGAAATTGGTGTTCAGCACCATTTTTCAACGTTTTTCCGATAACGCGGCATTCAGGGACAGAGTCAATACACGGTGGTTAAGCCACGATGCGTTTAGCGGCAGCCAGGAACTGGCCATGTATGTGATGCAGTCCAGTTGGTTATTCTCCGCTCAAGAGGCGCTTAGCAAACTGAATTTTGATATAGTCGCCATGCCGACTTTTAAAGAAAAGCCCAATGTGGGGGTTCAGGCTTCGTACACATATATGGGGATTACTTCCATGAGCAAGAAGAAAGATCAGGCGATGGAAGTGATCAAGCAGTTGACTTCCGAAGAATACCAGACGGAGATGTCCAAGCTGGGGATTATGACCTCGCTTCAAAGCGAGGCCGTGAAGAAGGCTTATGCCACCAGCACGATGTACAAGGACAAGAAGCTGAACATGAATGCGGTGTTTTACAATAAAATCGCTCCGACCGCTCCGATCACCCTTTACGACGAAGTTGTAGTGGAAGACGGGCTGGAGAAAACCGAGCTAAGAGATATAGCCAAAGGGTTGATTGACGTCAATTCCGGACTCAGGAAGGCCGAAGAAATTGCCAATCAGGTTATATCGGCAGCGAATTAA
- a CDS encoding NAD(P)H-dependent oxidoreductase produces MKTLVIVTHPSMETSVINKRWAEELRKYPEKYTVHELHKVYPDGIIDVEKEQKLIEAHGNLVLQFPIFWFNCPPLLKKWLDEVFTYGWAYGSNGGDKLKNRKVALGVSAGITKGNYSAAGRYRYTLEQILVPFETTFLYCKADYRSFFAFYGTENEPGENVPGAENEAPASQLEQSALNYLKFIDNL; encoded by the coding sequence TTGAAAACTCTCGTTATCGTAACGCACCCAAGCATGGAAACATCCGTCATAAACAAACGGTGGGCGGAAGAACTCCGAAAATATCCGGAAAAATATACGGTTCACGAATTGCACAAGGTTTACCCTGATGGAATCATTGATGTGGAAAAAGAACAAAAATTGATCGAAGCGCACGGCAATCTTGTTCTGCAGTTCCCTATATTTTGGTTTAATTGTCCGCCTCTTCTGAAAAAATGGCTTGACGAAGTTTTTACGTACGGCTGGGCTTACGGATCGAATGGAGGCGACAAATTAAAGAACCGCAAAGTTGCGCTTGGCGTTTCCGCCGGAATTACAAAAGGGAATTATAGCGCGGCAGGGAGGTACCGTTACACGCTCGAACAAATATTGGTTCCGTTTGAAACGACCTTCCTTTACTGCAAAGCGGATTATCGTTCGTTCTTTGCCTTTTACGGCACGGAAAACGAGCCGGGCGAAAATGTACCCGGTGCGGAAAACGAGGCGCCCGCAAGCCAGTTGGAACAAAGCGCACTCAATTACTTGAAATTTATTGATAACCTGTAA
- a CDS encoding winged helix-turn-helix transcriptional regulator: MRETCVPSGVKLKDTGFGYTLSLIDGKYKMIIIYWLSENKVMRFNELQRSIGSISFKTLSVMLKELETDGLILRKEFPQVPPKVEYSLSERGLSLLPLLNMMCEWGEKNKAPAVEAVQREA, from the coding sequence GTGCGCGAAACCTGCGTTCCGTCCGGCGTGAAATTAAAAGACACCGGCTTTGGATACACGCTGTCCTTAATAGACGGCAAATATAAAATGATCATTATATACTGGTTGTCTGAAAATAAGGTGATGCGGTTTAATGAACTGCAGCGAAGTATCGGTTCCATTTCTTTTAAAACGTTAAGCGTCATGTTAAAAGAGCTGGAGACAGACGGCCTGATCTTGCGCAAAGAATTTCCCCAAGTACCTCCAAAGGTTGAATATTCATTATCCGAACGCGGACTTTCTCTCCTTCCCCTGTTAAATATGATGTGCGAGTGGGGGGAGAAAAACAAAGCACCGGCTGTGGAGGCGGTACAGCGAGAAGCATAG
- a CDS encoding sigma factor: MSAAENDDDTMTMEHLYRTYKPLAFSIAYRMLGSAAEAEDAVQELFTEIQTAHIPGIKNIKAYYGTISEFIGKSEANCRKIFSCAKMSMNASPPPAEDVLHVRKTLAERFVSAFLHCDIQQLLELLAEDAILVTDGGGEVHAAINPILSSSRVAALLTSRSFQSVRSWKTEITGVNGETNIVFTHNDKVKSVLCFELTSDCRRIRHLYMVVNPKKLYHVRPHGSRQVRCDSLLKLDSVI, translated from the coding sequence TTGAGTGCCGCCGAAAACGATGATGATACAATGACGATGGAACATCTGTACCGGACATATAAGCCGCTCGCATTCTCGATCGCTTACCGAATGCTTGGTTCGGCTGCCGAAGCGGAGGACGCAGTCCAGGAATTGTTTACGGAAATTCAGACTGCACACATCCCGGGAATCAAAAACATAAAGGCCTATTACGGAACGATTTCCGAGTTCATCGGCAAGTCCGAAGCGAATTGCCGCAAAATATTCAGCTGCGCCAAGATGAGCATGAACGCAAGCCCGCCGCCAGCTGAAGACGTTTTACATGTGCGTAAAACGTTGGCGGAGAGGTTTGTTTCGGCATTTTTGCACTGCGATATCCAACAACTGCTCGAGCTGCTCGCAGAGGATGCGATTCTGGTTACCGATGGCGGAGGGGAAGTTCATGCGGCCATTAACCCGATTCTGAGCAGCAGCCGTGTCGCAGCTTTATTAACATCGCGTTCTTTTCAAAGCGTTCGTTCGTGGAAAACCGAAATTACCGGGGTAAACGGGGAAACGAATATCGTCTTTACGCATAACGACAAAGTAAAAAGCGTGCTTTGTTTCGAATTGACTTCCGATTGCAGACGCATTCGGCATTTGTATATGGTCGTAAATCCGAAGAAATTATATCATGTACGCCCCCACGGATCGCGGCAAGTTAGATGCGACAGTTTATTAAAACTTGACTCAGTGATCTGA
- a CDS encoding SDR family NAD(P)-dependent oxidoreductase, protein MKPIHQQVILITGATDGIGKQTAIDLAVRGATVLLHGRSDERGKASMVDISSSIGNAKVKFYKADFS, encoded by the coding sequence ATGAAGCCGATTCATCAACAAGTTATTCTTATAACTGGAGCCACAGATGGTATTGGAAAACAAACGGCAATCGACTTGGCAGTACGAGGAGCGACTGTACTCCTGCATGGAAGAAGCGATGAACGAGGAAAAGCTTCGATGGTAGACATTAGCAGTTCAATCGGCAACGCAAAAGTCAAATTTTACAAAGCAGACTTTTCATAG
- a CDS encoding zinc-binding dehydrogenase: MQAAILNQAGSLLEVKEVPAPKLHAASVRVRVLSTHILSFTNLVVGGQFPFPLPTPYIPGLSAIGIVEEIADDVTGIQVGQKVFCSPLIASRNNSASPERILKGWFGLTPNCENLLNQWKDGAFAQNAVYPVECVTPIDFIGENDPAQLACMYYLCIAYGAFLRGEFKTGQSVVINGATGNLGTASVLVALAMGASKIYAVGRNISVLHELEALDPKRITTVSLPDQIEDYSSLFSIQVGEADLLVDAVGVIDNSALVEAGLSVLRPHGTAVFLGGVITNVPVSYLTALVKELNIKGSSMYPDSAPRDIAKMIEAGLLNLKAFEPKAYSLNQINDAIAAASKSRGLEYVVLKP, encoded by the coding sequence GTGCAAGCTGCTATTTTAAATCAAGCAGGATCGCTGCTGGAGGTGAAGGAAGTCCCAGCGCCCAAACTGCATGCTGCGAGTGTTCGAGTTCGCGTCTTATCGACGCATATCTTATCGTTTACAAACCTGGTTGTAGGAGGCCAGTTTCCGTTTCCGCTCCCGACTCCTTACATACCCGGATTAAGTGCAATCGGGATCGTCGAGGAAATTGCTGACGATGTTACCGGCATACAAGTTGGGCAGAAAGTTTTTTGCAGCCCGCTTATCGCTTCAAGAAACAATTCGGCATCTCCGGAACGTATTTTAAAGGGTTGGTTTGGGCTGACACCGAATTGTGAAAACTTGTTGAATCAATGGAAGGACGGGGCATTTGCGCAAAACGCCGTTTATCCGGTTGAATGCGTGACTCCAATTGATTTCATCGGAGAAAATGACCCTGCTCAGTTGGCATGCATGTATTATCTTTGCATTGCCTACGGAGCTTTTCTTCGCGGCGAATTCAAAACAGGGCAGTCCGTCGTGATCAATGGCGCAACAGGCAATTTAGGTACGGCTTCCGTTCTTGTCGCTCTCGCTATGGGTGCCTCCAAAATTTATGCAGTCGGACGAAACATATCTGTACTGCACGAATTAGAGGCATTGGACCCAAAACGTATTACAACAGTTTCTCTTCCAGATCAAATTGAGGATTACAGCTCCCTATTTTCCATACAAGTCGGTGAAGCGGATCTTCTTGTGGACGCAGTTGGCGTTATCGACAATTCCGCTCTCGTCGAGGCCGGACTATCCGTACTTCGACCACATGGAACTGCCGTTTTCCTCGGCGGCGTTATAACGAATGTTCCGGTGTCGTATTTAACAGCGCTTGTGAAGGAGCTGAACATCAAGGGTTCTTCCATGTACCCCGACTCGGCGCCTCGGGACATCGCCAAAATGATTGAGGCGGGCTTATTGAATCTAAAAGCGTTTGAACCTAAGGCTTATTCCTTGAACCAAATTAACGACGCCATTGCTGCAGCCTCTAAATCACGCGGATTGGAATACGTTGTCCTGAAACCATAA
- a CDS encoding helix-turn-helix transcriptional regulator, which yields MVNDVFCEKKESVCNNTVNSGIGSTSFFVGGGEAMSESQRHKELADFLKTRRLRLTPQAAGLPFRAGSRRTKGLRREEVAALSGVSLAWYTYLEQGRPIRVSEQVLESIARTLQLDVEERNYMFVLANQLLTATAVPEENRVPPSLQFMMDEMESCPAYLIDNRCNIIAWNRLACEIFGNFPEMNDLERNLVWRTFMVPEYRRLFGDWETIAKRLLAQFRIYFAKNMNDQWYNEMVGKLKQNSPEFAEWWQQHEVFGIPAGKKEIFHSKAGLLSFIYHSFSLVEQQEWILTTFIPDPKTDTGEKLKKFIVS from the coding sequence ATGGTAAACGATGTTTTTTGCGAGAAGAAGGAGAGCGTTTGTAACAATACAGTCAATAGTGGTATTGGTAGTACCAGTTTTTTTGTTGGAGGAGGAGAAGCAATGAGTGAGTCCCAAAGACACAAGGAGCTTGCGGATTTTCTAAAAACACGACGTCTACGACTAACTCCGCAAGCTGCAGGATTGCCGTTTCGAGCTGGAAGTCGACGTACAAAAGGATTGCGCAGAGAAGAGGTTGCCGCATTATCCGGCGTTTCCTTGGCTTGGTACACCTATTTGGAACAAGGACGTCCGATTCGCGTATCCGAACAAGTTTTGGAAAGCATAGCAAGAACTTTGCAGCTTGATGTCGAAGAGCGAAACTATATGTTTGTATTGGCCAATCAGCTGCTGACCGCCACGGCTGTCCCGGAAGAGAACAGGGTTCCTCCTTCATTGCAATTTATGATGGATGAAATGGAGTCCTGCCCTGCTTACCTCATTGATAACAGGTGCAATATAATCGCTTGGAATCGATTGGCATGCGAAATTTTCGGGAACTTCCCTGAGATGAATGATCTCGAAAGAAACCTGGTATGGCGGACCTTTATGGTCCCTGAATATCGTCGTTTATTTGGGGATTGGGAAACGATTGCGAAGAGGCTGCTGGCTCAGTTCCGGATTTATTTTGCTAAAAATATGAACGACCAATGGTATAACGAAATGGTGGGAAAATTAAAGCAAAATAGTCCGGAGTTTGCGGAATGGTGGCAACAACATGAAGTATTCGGTATACCTGCAGGAAAGAAAGAAATTTTTCATTCAAAAGCAGGCCTGCTTTCCTTTATATATCATAGTTTTTCATTAGTTGAACAACAGGAATGGATTCTCACCACATTTATTCCAGATCCTAAGACAGATACCGGAGAAAAGTTAAAAAAATTCATAGTGAGCTAA
- a CDS encoding DJ-1/PfpI family protein: MHQRKVGIFLFDDVEVLDFAGPFEVFAVTVLHRGKPEQFQPFKVTTFSESGQVITARNGLKVIPDYSLENAPDYDILVIPGGQGTRRELHNDKVISWIRGRMEQVELMTSVCTGAFLLAKAGLLDGKQATTHWASIPWMRENFQAVTMLDNVKYVDQGNIISSAGISAGIHMAFHVVRRLLGTEVAQATAKHMEYDIEF, translated from the coding sequence ATGCATCAGCGGAAAGTGGGCATTTTTTTGTTCGATGATGTGGAGGTATTGGACTTTGCCGGTCCGTTCGAGGTGTTTGCGGTTACGGTACTGCACCGCGGCAAGCCGGAACAATTCCAGCCTTTTAAGGTCACTACCTTTTCCGAGTCCGGACAGGTGATTACGGCAAGAAACGGTCTGAAAGTCATTCCCGATTACAGCCTGGAAAACGCGCCGGACTACGACATTCTTGTTATCCCCGGCGGCCAGGGCACGCGTAGGGAGCTGCATAACGACAAGGTCATCTCCTGGATCCGCGGCCGGATGGAGCAGGTGGAGCTGATGACATCCGTCTGCACGGGAGCGTTCCTGCTGGCGAAGGCCGGGCTGCTGGACGGCAAGCAAGCAACGACGCACTGGGCAAGCATCCCTTGGATGAGGGAAAACTTTCAGGCGGTCACGATGCTGGACAACGTGAAATACGTCGATCAGGGGAACATCATCAGCTCGGCGGGCATTTCGGCCGGCATCCACATGGCGTTTCACGTGGTGCGCAGGCTGCTCGGAACGGAAGTTGCCCAAGCCACGGCGAAACATATGGAATACGACATTGAGTTTTAA
- a CDS encoding serine/threonine protein kinase, with amino-acid sequence MLRFLQKTYEAWIDYPQREGALIAGTYVVEHVLGEGSYGITYLCRDVRSGIRVAVKMARPSKGALGERLLAREAEVLGSLRYPGIPHFIEMIRSGKKRYLVSEYVEGLTMEQLIFEQGKVFDESDVLEWTLRLLELVRHVHEKGYAHLDIRIPNVIVRGERLALIDFGLARRMGEEIGPELCRFWQEGLRITADAEKDLYDIGHFMLFMLYSSYDGPCERSGWSGRHNAGKRESGWQDELTLTPGVRRILRKLLQIDPPYGEVRQLTADLRNVLAGNQLE; translated from the coding sequence ATGCTCCGATTTTTGCAAAAAACGTACGAAGCCTGGATCGATTACCCGCAAAGGGAAGGGGCGCTTATAGCCGGAACGTATGTCGTCGAACATGTTTTGGGCGAAGGCAGCTACGGGATTACGTATTTGTGCCGGGATGTGCGGTCGGGCATCCGGGTGGCGGTCAAGATGGCCCGTCCCAGCAAAGGCGCCCTCGGAGAGCGGCTGCTGGCGCGGGAAGCGGAGGTACTGGGTAGCCTGCGGTATCCGGGAATTCCCCATTTCATCGAGATGATCCGCTCCGGCAAGAAACGGTATTTGGTTTCGGAGTATGTCGAGGGGCTGACGATGGAACAGTTGATTTTCGAACAAGGTAAGGTGTTTGACGAATCGGACGTTCTTGAGTGGACGCTCCGCTTGCTGGAGCTTGTTCGGCACGTTCATGAGAAAGGTTATGCGCACCTGGACATTCGGATTCCGAATGTGATCGTAAGGGGAGAACGGCTTGCATTGATCGATTTCGGGCTGGCGAGGAGGATGGGCGAAGAGATCGGGCCTGAGCTGTGCCGGTTTTGGCAGGAAGGCTTGCGGATAACGGCGGATGCGGAGAAAGATTTGTACGATATCGGCCATTTTATGCTGTTTATGCTGTATTCGTCGTATGACGGGCCTTGTGAGCGGAGTGGATGGAGCGGACGGCATAACGCCGGCAAGCGGGAGTCCGGGTGGCAGGACGAGCTTACGCTTACACCCGGGGTAAGGCGAATCCTGCGAAAGCTGCTGCAGATCGATCCGCCTTACGGGGAAGTCCGGCAGCTCACCGCCGACTTGCGGAACGTGCTCGCAGGCAATCAGCTGGAGTAG
- a CDS encoding YbhB/YbcL family Raf kinase inhibitor-like protein, with translation MSNNPFAKLPEVAAFQVTSNDIAEGLPLPPQQYSGMSGVEGGKDLSPHLKWSGAPEGTKSFAVTAYDPDAPTGSGLWHWAVINIPAGVTELPTGAGDEHGSGLPQGALQLPNDLRLGRFIGAAPPAGHGPHRYYFVVHALDVENIGVDPNATPALLGFTMLSHTLGRAVLMATGEIK, from the coding sequence GTGAGCAACAATCCATTTGCCAAATTGCCGGAAGTCGCAGCCTTTCAGGTGACGAGTAATGACATTGCGGAGGGACTTCCTCTACCGCCCCAGCAATACTCGGGGATGTCAGGAGTGGAGGGGGGCAAAGATCTTTCGCCCCATTTGAAATGGTCGGGTGCGCCCGAAGGGACGAAGAGTTTCGCCGTAACCGCTTATGACCCGGATGCCCCGACCGGATCGGGCTTGTGGCACTGGGCCGTCATCAACATCCCTGCGGGCGTCACCGAACTGCCGACCGGTGCAGGCGACGAGCATGGCAGCGGCTTGCCGCAAGGCGCCTTGCAGCTGCCGAACGATTTGCGGCTCGGACGGTTTATCGGTGCGGCGCCTCCGGCGGGGCACGGTCCTCATCGGTATTATTTTGTCGTTCATGCGCTGGATGTCGAGAATATCGGCGTCGACCCTAACGCCACGCCGGCTCTCTTGGGATTCACCATGCTGAGCCATACGCTGGGGAGAGCCGTTCTCATGGCAACAGGGGAAATCAAGTAA